A window of the Roseovarius sp. S88 genome harbors these coding sequences:
- a CDS encoding GH25 family lysozyme, whose protein sequence is MNSCRAWLLKICFLSIFFISLVAFSTDQASADTTPPKGLKYGDSDPVSWSGRAPSRYAIHGLDVARFQDAINWRRVKAAGISFAFIKATEGGDLLDPRFNENWRKAGRAGVPRGAYHFYYFCTPPEVQARWFIRNVPKRRGALPPVLDLEWNPFSPTCTKRPSGREVRRQARVFMDMLERHYGQRPIIYTTIEFYRDTGIGRLNEEFWLRSTAKTLDKTYPGQRWSFWQYTGTGRVPGVEGDVDINVFGGNRATWNRWLKARAR, encoded by the coding sequence ATGAATTCTTGCCGAGCATGGCTTTTAAAAATATGTTTTTTATCTATATTTTTCATTTCCTTAGTCGCTTTCTCCACAGACCAGGCGAGCGCTGATACAACCCCTCCCAAAGGCTTAAAATACGGCGATAGCGACCCTGTATCCTGGTCTGGTCGCGCGCCATCACGATACGCCATCCATGGCCTTGATGTTGCGCGCTTTCAGGACGCCATCAACTGGCGGCGCGTGAAGGCGGCGGGCATATCCTTTGCCTTCATCAAAGCGACCGAGGGCGGCGACCTTTTGGACCCACGGTTCAACGAAAACTGGCGCAAGGCCGGGCGCGCAGGTGTGCCGCGCGGGGCATATCATTTCTACTATTTCTGCACGCCGCCCGAAGTACAGGCGCGGTGGTTCATTCGCAATGTACCCAAGCGGCGGGGTGCGCTTCCGCCGGTGCTTGATCTGGAATGGAATCCATTTTCGCCCACCTGCACCAAACGCCCCTCGGGTCGCGAGGTTAGGCGGCAGGCGAGGGTGTTCATGGACATGCTCGAACGCCACTACGGCCAGCGCCCGATCATCTACACCACGATAGAGTTTTATCGCGACACGGGTATTGGCCGACTCAACGAAGAGTTCTGGCTGCGGTCCACAGCCAAGACGCTCGACAAAACTTACCCCGGACAGCGTTGGAGTTTCTGGCAATACACCGGCACAGGCCGCGTTCCGGGTGTTGAGGGGGATGTGGATATCAATGTTTTTGGCGGCAATCGCGCCACTTGGAATCGATGGCTCAAAGCGCGTGCGCGCTAA
- a CDS encoding ABC transporter permease yields the protein MDLSSINPTLLLASLIVASTPILLAALGELVVERAGVLNLGVEGMMITGAICGFAIAVNTGSPFVGFIAAAMGGATLAFLFAILTQFTLANQVASGLALTLFGLGLSALLGQGYQGIKPPATASLDIPILSDLPVLGPILFSHDLMVYLALALVAAVWFVLNRTRAGLILRAVGENHGAAHALGYKVIRIRILAILFGGACAGLGGAYLSLVRVPQWTEGMTAGSGWIALALVVFASWKAGRVLLGAWLFGGISVLQLNLQAAGVAIPVEYLSMSPYLITILVLVIMSADKSRAPGSLGRTFHASD from the coding sequence ATGGACCTCTCCTCAATCAATCCCACGCTCCTTCTGGCATCCCTCATCGTCGCCTCGACACCCATCCTGCTGGCCGCATTGGGCGAGTTGGTGGTTGAGCGCGCAGGCGTACTCAACCTCGGGGTTGAAGGGATGATGATCACCGGTGCCATCTGTGGCTTTGCCATTGCAGTGAATACCGGCTCGCCTTTTGTGGGCTTTATCGCTGCGGCGATGGGCGGAGCTACGCTGGCCTTTCTCTTCGCCATCCTCACGCAGTTTACGCTGGCCAATCAGGTGGCCTCAGGTCTGGCGCTCACGCTCTTCGGGCTCGGACTCAGCGCGCTTCTGGGACAAGGTTATCAGGGGATCAAACCACCCGCCACGGCCAGCCTTGATATACCTATCCTGTCGGACCTACCTGTCCTGGGCCCAATCCTCTTTTCACATGACCTTATGGTTTATCTTGCATTGGCGCTGGTGGCAGCCGTCTGGTTTGTGCTCAACCGCACCCGCGCGGGCCTGATCCTGCGCGCCGTTGGCGAAAACCACGGTGCGGCCCATGCCCTGGGCTACAAGGTCATCCGTATCCGCATCCTCGCCATTCTCTTTGGCGGGGCCTGTGCCGGCTTAGGCGGCGCGTATCTGAGCCTTGTGCGCGTGCCCCAATGGACCGAAGGTATGACTGCCGGGTCGGGATGGATTGCCCTGGCCCTCGTGGTCTTTGCCAGTTGGAAAGCGGGGCGCGTACTGCTCGGCGCCTGGCTTTTCGGCGGGATCAGTGTGCTGCAACTCAATCTGCAAGCCGCAGGTGTTGCCATTCCAGTGGAATATCTCAGCATGTCGCCCTACTTGATCACGATCCTCGTGCTGGTCATCATGTCAGCCGACAAATCCCGCGCGCCCGGATCACTGGGCCGCACCTTTCACGCCTCGGATTAG
- the ggt gene encoding gamma-glutamyltransferase produces the protein MTRLVALFACLLWAQATLAQEAADAVAPEAAGAGALVLSGAAAEAQDAKAQGRPVEAQDWMVVAANPLAVEAGARVLRDGGTAADAMIAVQAVLGLVEPQSSGLGGGAFLVWYDGQTGEIITLDGRETAPLAATPRLFQDENGEPLEFFDAVIGGRSVGVPGVPALLAEAHARWGKARWRGLFREAIDLADKGFAVSPRMALMVARDAERLALNSNTAKYFVPRGVPLVEGTLLKNPAYANTLRILAQEGPEPFYTGDIARDIVEAVQNAAGNPDVLSGVDMAIYRVKERPAVCAPYRGHNVCGMGPPSSGALTVAQILGLLVQNDIAQLGPSNPETWRLIGDASRLAFADRGLYMADSDFVPVPVEGLIDPAYLSRRSGLLQGDDALPTVRPGRPEFDHSLNLAPDDPIEQPSTSHISIVDRFGNALSMTTTIENAFGSRLMVRGFLLNNELTDFSFTSHRDGVPVANRVEPGKRPRSSMAPTIVLENGKPVLVVGSPGGSRIIGYVAKTIIAHLDWGMDVQTAVSLPHLINRFGVYDIEAGTSATFLASELETLGFEVNFRDLTSGIHAISIGERLMGGADPRREGIALGE, from the coding sequence ATGACGCGTCTGGTCGCGCTGTTTGCCTGTCTGCTTTGGGCGCAGGCCACCCTTGCTCAAGAAGCAGCGGATGCTGTTGCACCTGAGGCTGCAGGGGCTGGCGCGTTGGTGTTGTCCGGAGCTGCGGCAGAGGCTCAAGATGCCAAGGCGCAAGGCCGGCCCGTCGAGGCGCAAGACTGGATGGTCGTGGCGGCCAACCCCTTAGCAGTAGAGGCCGGGGCGCGGGTTTTGCGCGATGGTGGCACGGCGGCGGATGCCATGATAGCCGTGCAGGCCGTCTTGGGTCTGGTCGAACCTCAGAGTTCTGGGCTGGGCGGTGGGGCTTTTTTGGTCTGGTACGACGGTCAAACAGGCGAAATCATCACATTGGATGGTCGTGAAACAGCGCCTTTGGCAGCGACGCCGCGCCTTTTCCAGGATGAAAACGGCGAGCCATTAGAGTTTTTTGACGCTGTGATTGGCGGGCGGTCCGTTGGAGTTCCCGGCGTGCCTGCACTTTTGGCTGAGGCGCATGCGCGCTGGGGCAAGGCGCGTTGGAGGGGTCTCTTTCGAGAGGCGATAGACCTTGCCGATAAGGGCTTTGCTGTCTCGCCACGCATGGCCCTTATGGTTGCACGTGATGCGGAACGGCTGGCGCTGAATTCCAACACCGCGAAATACTTCGTTCCCAGAGGAGTGCCGCTTGTCGAGGGAACTCTTCTGAAAAACCCGGCCTATGCCAATACGCTGCGCATCCTGGCACAAGAAGGGCCCGAGCCGTTTTATACTGGCGATATCGCGCGGGACATCGTCGAGGCGGTACAAAACGCAGCAGGTAATCCAGATGTCCTAAGTGGCGTGGATATGGCGATCTACCGCGTCAAGGAACGCCCCGCAGTTTGCGCGCCTTATCGAGGTCATAACGTTTGCGGCATGGGGCCACCATCTTCTGGTGCGCTGACGGTCGCGCAAATTCTGGGACTCTTGGTGCAGAACGATATCGCCCAACTTGGCCCAAGCAATCCAGAAACATGGCGCCTAATTGGGGATGCCAGCCGCTTGGCCTTTGCAGATCGTGGGCTTTACATGGCCGATAGCGATTTTGTCCCTGTACCCGTTGAGGGCCTCATCGATCCGGCTTATTTGTCCCGTCGCTCGGGGTTGCTGCAAGGCGATGATGCATTGCCAACCGTACGCCCGGGCCGCCCGGAATTTGATCATTCCCTAAATCTTGCACCCGATGATCCGATTGAGCAGCCTTCAACCTCGCACATCTCCATAGTTGATCGCTTCGGCAATGCGCTTTCAATGACGACAACGATTGAAAACGCTTTTGGATCGCGCCTCATGGTCCGGGGATTTTTGCTCAACAATGAACTAACGGATTTCTCTTTTACCAGTCATCGCGACGGAGTGCCTGTAGCCAACCGTGTAGAACCGGGCAAACGGCCACGATCCTCTATGGCCCCCACGATCGTTCTTGAGAATGGCAAGCCAGTTCTGGTTGTCGGAAGTCCCGGGGGAAGTCGTATCATCGGCTACGTGGCCAAAACAATCATCGCACATCTGGACTGGGGAATGGACGTGCAAACAGCGGTGTCTCTGCCGCATCTGATCAACCGCTTTGGTGTCTATGATATTGAGGCCGGAACATCCGCAACCTTTCTTGCATCAGAGCTTGAAACACTGGGTTTTGAGGTGAATTTCCGGGATCTGACATCAGGCATTCACGCCATTTCTATCGGCGAAAGACTGATGGGTGGTGCCGACCCGCGCCGAGAGGGCATTGCCTTGGGTGAGTAA
- a CDS encoding BMP family ABC transporter substrate-binding protein — protein sequence MSLTRILTSAVVALGMAGAAVAEDKTKVGFIYVGPIGDGGWTYEHDQGRLAVEEHFGDKVETVYQESVPEGADAERAITQMALQGADLIFTTSFGYMDSTINVASKFPDVKFEHATGFKTADNVSVYSARFYEGRAIQGHIAGKMTKSNVIGYIASFPIPEVIRGINAAYIHAKAVNPDVEFKVIWVYTWFDPPKEADAATALIDQGADVILQHTDSTAPQAAAEKAGVISFGQASDMSEYAPLPRVSSIIDNWAPYYVARTQAVIDGSWESTETWDGIAPGMVEIGEISDAVPEDIKAEALAMKDAIASGEYHPFTGPLNKQDGTPWLAEGEVADDGTLLGMDFYVEGLTAEIPQ from the coding sequence ATGTCCTTAACCCGTATACTTACCAGTGCTGTTGTGGCGCTTGGGATGGCTGGCGCGGCCGTCGCCGAAGACAAGACAAAGGTTGGCTTTATCTATGTCGGCCCGATCGGTGATGGCGGCTGGACCTATGAACATGATCAGGGGCGTCTCGCCGTAGAAGAGCATTTTGGCGACAAGGTTGAGACCGTTTATCAGGAAAGCGTGCCCGAGGGTGCCGATGCTGAGCGGGCAATCACGCAGATGGCCTTGCAAGGGGCGGATCTGATCTTCACCACGTCGTTTGGGTATATGGACAGCACGATCAACGTGGCGTCGAAATTTCCAGATGTGAAATTTGAGCACGCTACTGGTTTCAAGACCGCCGACAATGTGTCGGTGTATTCCGCGCGTTTTTACGAAGGCCGCGCCATTCAGGGGCACATCGCTGGTAAGATGACCAAGTCGAACGTCATCGGCTACATCGCGTCCTTCCCCATCCCCGAGGTCATTCGCGGGATCAACGCAGCTTATATTCACGCCAAGGCGGTGAACCCGGATGTCGAGTTCAAGGTGATCTGGGTTTACACATGGTTTGATCCGCCAAAAGAGGCGGACGCGGCCACGGCTCTGATTGATCAGGGCGCAGACGTGATCCTGCAGCACACAGATTCCACCGCGCCTCAGGCGGCGGCGGAAAAAGCCGGTGTGATTTCCTTTGGTCAAGCCTCTGACATGTCCGAATACGCGCCGTTGCCACGGGTGAGTTCGATCATCGACAACTGGGCGCCGTACTATGTCGCGCGCACGCAAGCGGTGATTGATGGAAGCTGGGAAAGCACTGAGACCTGGGACGGCATTGCGCCCGGCATGGTCGAGATTGGCGAGATTTCCGACGCTGTGCCGGAAGATATCAAGGCCGAGGCACTGGCGATGAAAGACGCAATCGCGTCTGGTGAATACCACCCGTTTACCGGGCCTCTGAATAAGCAAGACGGCACACCCTGGCTGGCCGAAGGCGAGGTGGCCGACGACGGCACGCTTTTGGGCATGGATTTTTACGTTGAGGGGCTGACGGCGGAAATTCCGCAATAG
- a CDS encoding DUF937 domain-containing protein — protein MSLLKLLEQAQGGQGLMQLAQQFGLDDEKAQSLTQMLAPAIGSAAKQRAQKGGAAQVLEAFRGESQAGLFEDAQSAASAGGQAQGMDFLQNLLGGKTEADGLAQEAAQRSGIDAGTVAQFLPALAAMIQGGLQKNMPDASIDGMSAGLMGSSEGAGGGIMGLVGSLMGGAKDSEGGGLGPLLQMLDADGDGSPMDDILEKFMK, from the coding sequence ATGTCACTTTTGAAATTATTGGAGCAGGCTCAGGGCGGCCAGGGATTGATGCAACTGGCGCAACAATTCGGGCTGGATGATGAAAAGGCTCAAAGCCTGACACAGATGCTGGCACCGGCGATTGGTTCGGCCGCCAAGCAACGCGCGCAGAAAGGCGGCGCAGCGCAGGTGCTGGAGGCGTTTCGTGGCGAAAGCCAGGCGGGGCTTTTCGAGGATGCACAATCCGCGGCAAGTGCGGGTGGTCAGGCGCAGGGGATGGACTTTCTGCAAAACCTGCTCGGCGGCAAGACCGAAGCCGACGGACTGGCGCAGGAGGCCGCCCAGCGAAGCGGTATTGACGCTGGCACCGTGGCGCAATTCCTGCCAGCATTGGCAGCGATGATCCAGGGCGGGCTGCAGAAAAACATGCCGGATGCTTCGATTGACGGCATGTCCGCTGGCCTGATGGGAAGCTCTGAAGGCGCAGGCGGCGGCATCATGGGCCTCGTTGGAAGTCTCATGGGCGGCGCGAAGGACAGCGAAGGCGGTGGTCTTGGGCCGCTCTTGCAAATGCTCGATGCCGATGGGGATGGCTCTCCTATGGACGACATTCTTGAGAAATTTATGAAGTAA
- a CDS encoding DUF938 domain-containing protein has product MPDSPPPPRISVAHADEEGRMHAPAAERNADAIAALLQKHAPQDGHALEIASGTGQHVAQFARVTPGLIWHPTDVAKDRLASINLWARETHLGNIEPSVHLDATLPGWHADHRQTALILLVNLLHLISTPKARILISEAAQALVPGGRFIFYGPFLRDGSATSEGDRRFHASLQAQDPEIGYKNDADVVAWVKAAGLQVHTIEDMPANNLAFVTERPKEQR; this is encoded by the coding sequence ATGCCAGACTCCCCGCCTCCACCGCGCATCTCTGTGGCGCATGCTGATGAAGAGGGGCGCATGCATGCTCCTGCTGCCGAGCGCAACGCCGATGCCATCGCGGCTTTGCTTCAAAAACACGCGCCGCAAGACGGGCATGCGTTGGAAATAGCCAGCGGCACGGGCCAGCATGTAGCGCAATTTGCGCGCGTTACGCCGGGGCTTATCTGGCACCCCACTGATGTGGCCAAAGACCGGCTGGCAAGTATCAACCTTTGGGCGCGGGAGACTCACCTGGGCAACATTGAACCATCGGTTCACCTTGATGCCACCCTGCCCGGTTGGCACGCGGATCACAGGCAGACTGCGCTCATACTTCTTGTAAACCTGCTGCATCTTATTTCGACGCCGAAAGCGCGCATTCTGATCTCCGAGGCCGCTCAGGCCTTGGTGCCTGGAGGCAGATTCATCTTCTATGGTCCGTTTCTACGGGACGGGTCTGCGACGTCAGAAGGAGATCGGCGGTTTCACGCAAGTTTGCAGGCGCAGGACCCGGAGATTGGGTACAAGAACGACGCCGATGTGGTAGCTTGGGTCAAAGCCGCCGGATTACAGGTTCATACCATAGAAGACATGCCGGCCAACAATCTGGCCTTTGTCACCGAAAGGCCTAAGGAGCAGCGATGA
- a CDS encoding Hint domain-containing protein, producing MGYVASITARTKTNRRYLTGICGEANVRTPLGGRRIEMLNPGDMVVTRNNGLQPVRMIWSWTVTADEMRAHPELAPIRLKTRAIGPMMPGRDLRIASGHRVLIPGYRIAGSEDNQGCLMRVDGVAHNSDKAFAERTAEEVTYYNVVFDQHEVITAEGLPVESFLPSPKALNLLDVSAQQALKELFPVLSSRRCAYPGLSVPVARASAYLAQTA from the coding sequence ATGGGCTATGTCGCTTCGATCACTGCACGGACAAAAACCAACCGTCGGTATCTGACCGGGATTTGTGGCGAGGCCAATGTGCGCACGCCGCTTGGTGGACGTCGCATCGAGATGCTCAATCCGGGCGACATGGTTGTGACGCGCAACAACGGCTTACAGCCTGTGCGCATGATCTGGAGCTGGACCGTGACCGCAGACGAGATGCGCGCGCACCCTGAACTTGCCCCAATCCGTCTCAAGACTCGCGCGATTGGTCCGATGATGCCTGGGCGCGATCTGCGCATAGCCAGCGGTCACCGCGTTCTCATTCCCGGCTACCGCATTGCCGGATCAGAAGACAATCAAGGCTGCCTGATGCGTGTCGACGGAGTGGCGCATAACAGTGACAAGGCCTTTGCCGAGCGTACCGCAGAGGAAGTAACTTACTACAACGTGGTCTTTGATCAGCACGAAGTGATCACCGCCGAAGGGCTTCCGGTTGAATCTTTCCTACCATCTCCCAAGGCGCTTAACCTTCTGGATGTCTCGGCTCAGCAGGCGTTGAAAGAACTCTTCCCGGTTCTCAGCAGCCGACGTTGTGCCTATCCTGGCCTGTCGGTGCCCGTCGCCCGCGCGAGTGCGTATCTGGCGCAGACGGCGTAA
- a CDS encoding class I SAM-dependent methyltransferase, translating into MKISVTPEELAAGRGYEALFVPALFSAWPSHILNSVDIQTGAHVLDVACGTGVLSRHALAHVGPEGQVVAVDPAPGMLAAAQELESRIDWRLGRAEDLPVDANAFDAVLSQFGLMFFEDKVKALEEMHRALKPGGYLSLALWHFVDQNPIYGDIAALLDEQVSSAAGHAVRLPFCLGEPDAVADLVSQAGLHDIRFETKTNEARFPSTRTMVEAELRGWLPLFGINLSEDKIEKVLSEAEARLAPYEANTGEALFPTTAYIMTARKSERPL; encoded by the coding sequence ATGAAAATTTCTGTGACACCCGAAGAATTAGCGGCAGGCCGAGGGTATGAAGCTTTGTTTGTTCCTGCGCTCTTTTCTGCTTGGCCCAGTCACATCCTGAATAGCGTGGATATCCAAACCGGTGCACACGTTTTGGACGTCGCATGTGGGACCGGTGTGCTTTCAAGGCATGCGTTAGCCCATGTAGGCCCAGAAGGACAGGTCGTTGCTGTCGATCCCGCACCCGGCATGCTGGCCGCAGCGCAAGAGCTTGAATCCCGCATCGACTGGAGGTTGGGCCGCGCAGAAGATTTGCCGGTGGATGCGAACGCATTCGATGCCGTGCTCTCTCAATTTGGGCTGATGTTTTTTGAGGACAAAGTAAAGGCATTGGAAGAGATGCATCGCGCCTTGAAACCAGGCGGTTACCTGTCTCTGGCCCTTTGGCATTTCGTCGATCAAAACCCTATTTATGGCGATATTGCCGCTCTGCTGGATGAACAAGTCTCAAGCGCCGCAGGACACGCGGTCAGGTTGCCCTTTTGTTTGGGAGAACCAGACGCGGTCGCAGACCTCGTATCGCAGGCTGGGCTGCACGACATCCGCTTTGAGACGAAAACCAATGAGGCACGGTTTCCCAGCACAAGAACCATGGTCGAAGCGGAACTTCGCGGTTGGCTACCGCTGTTTGGCATCAATTTGAGCGAAGACAAAATCGAGAAGGTACTTTCAGAGGCCGAAGCAAGGCTCGCGCCCTATGAAGCAAATACGGGAGAAGCCTTGTTCCCGACGACGGCTTACATTATGACCGCCCGCAAATCTGAACGGCCGTTGTAA